In Megachile rotundata isolate GNS110a chromosome 10, iyMegRotu1, whole genome shotgun sequence, the sequence tgggtcACGCCTGTATCGATCGGAACTCGAAACGTGCCATGCTCGACCTACGCGTTTCCTCccttatttattttacttttaaaggTGACGCTAGTTATATTGCTTGCGCGGTACTTTTTGCACGAAAAAAGTATGAAAAGTAAGGATATTAAATTGCCTGCTTGGGTACATAAAAAGACCGAGATTATTTGAcgacgtaaaaataaaaaaccgtATACTCAGGAGTAAATCTGGCTTCCTCTtgagaaaaaaatttagaaatatggcgcTCGGGAATGCAGCGATTTTTTTGTGAGATTGTTTTGCATCTGAATATATTTAGGAGACACGGAAGCataaaattttatgatacattgcattatattgccactttcaaGACTAGTTTGCCACCGCAGTCCCATcggtggccatataacgaggaTGATTCCCCTGGTGGCTATTTCGAGAAGTATTGTTAGAGCAGTGTAAATGGTTGTTGTGTTAATAGACGGAAGTTTGCGTTTATGGTAGTTAATGTTGAGAAATTGCCATCCTCACGAGCGATGTATCATGGCTCAAAATGTACCGGAACATCCGCAAATTACATGTAAAATATCGTTATGGTATAGGTGAATGCAAATGACCGTAGAAACAGAAACCGCACGGTCGACGAACCAACCTCGTGAACATTTTACCGGAACTCGTTACCATTTGCGTAATAGAAATCGATCGATGTATTCGTCACAGACGATCGCGTGTCTCGCGATCCAGGGAaagtttgattttaattaactGTCGAAAACCGAGAGCCCTATTAATCTAACCTTTTGCACCACTAACGGGTTCATTTAATTCAATAGACAACGAACAGGTTACACGTGAGCAAGAGTTTACTTTCTTTTTATGGCAGGGTGTTTTAGAAACTTTTTGCCAACTTGCTTGCGTGTATAGAAGCGAATCAAGTACAGGATGACTGAAAAAAAATATGCATCAGACACAGATTTCTCTAAGAAGGAAAGGTAGGAGAATTTTTCTGAAGCTCTCCCTGAGAGCCAATAAAAGAAGCCATGACTATCAGTGTCACGCATTAACATACCGTACACCTACAACTTCATTATCGTATCGTGCATACAAAGTAATTGGTTGAATCGTGTCATTATTAGCTCGAACGTTTGATCCGAACACCTAAGTTTTTCCTATATAAAGCTTACGGAAATTAACCCCTCGTGTCGGCTGGCATTTGCATATGGATCGACCCACATAGATCGCCTTGAGATTACAACTTCCTAGAAGCTAGATCTCAAAgaagaatttaaaagaaatttgtttTTACTGGGCAAAATATACACGTATACAATTGGTAGATACATACAGCATATAGTCGAGCGTAATAAAACTGCTCGAAACGCGCGTGCCgagatagaaaaagaaatagattTTTACTGAAACGAAAAGACGATTTACTTTTATTCGAAGAACTATTTCGCTTCGGGAATGGTATGTCGGACGATGTCTCTTGCGAGATTCGAGCCGATCGAAGATCTCTTCAGAGGTCTCTTCTCTCGGTGATCGAGAGCTTATGAATCGGTCGATTCACGTCGATCAGCAGAATGTCGTTGTGCAGGTAGCTGATCTGGGCCGTGCTCACTCGATCAGCCTGTTTAGTGACGAAGTAGTACAAGGGCGCCCAACTTTTCGCGCCCGTGTACATCGAGCAGATCCTCTCGCGATCGATCTCGCTGATCAGCCGGGCGTGCTTGATGAACGTGCAGAACTGTGACCTGGTGGCTGGAGCATAGACGGTCCTAAGCCGTGGACCCATGTCGCCCAACAGTCGATAGAACTTTCGACCTCGGAATCTGCTGCCGAGTATATTGATCGTGTGCAACTTACAGCACCTCTCCAGTACCCGGATCAGGTGGGCCGAGCATAGATATAATTTCGAGGTGGAACCTGTAGCGAGAGAAACTTTATCGATGCCATTGGACATCCAAAGTGGAgtcatacatttatttatacgaAGTCGGTCAGTTAAAAAGAAATTCAGCACGCGTCTTCGATTAGATACCAATGTGTATCGGAAGCTTTAAAAGAAGCACTTATCGAATGATACAAAGTAATCGAAGAACTGCATCAATCGGTTGTCGATTGAATCGAAGGATTCAAAGAGAGAACGACCGCGAGCATTTCGTCACCTGCACTGCGGACGAATGCAATGGGACGTGTTTGGAATACTAATTAAGCGATAAGCTCGTTGGTAAACACGGTTGCCAGGCCAAACAGCGCATCCCATTTGCTGAAACGTACGCAAACGGGCCGCGAATCGATAGAAATTCTCTGCCCCTTTTATGACTGCGTGGCACGGTTTGTCGACTTGCAAGAAAACCACCTAATGGGTGTGCAGAAGGGGTGGGAACGCGATGCACCATTAGAGGAAATACGGTATACTACCACAGCAGCGCGGCGCTTTCTTTTTCTTGCTTGACACGCAGCCAAAAACTTGCCAACCCTCTGTGTTGTTCCATTTTCCATTCGTATCTTTCTCGTTCGTCGTTCTTTCCTTTTCGCTGCTTCACTGACGCATATCGGACGAGACGCGAAAGGAAAGAGACGAGAGCAGAGAGTTTTTTGAACCCGAGCCAAAAAAGGGTTCTCCTCGCTTTGCTTTACCGATACCGGTCTCGCGGCAACAAGAAAAAGAAACTTAATTAAGGAAGAAAAGCTGATGACGACGGGAATAGAACCTGTACAGTTAGAAACGTGCAGTTCTTCCAGGCTTTTGTTCGACATCGAAATATGCCGCAGTATGTTGTCGCAGTCTGATCTGGCGCTGATGCTGAGTTTCTTCAGCAGTGGCATCCTTTTCAACTCCTTGATCACCTCGTCTGTATCTGGCCCCTTACTTGTCACCTAAACGCACAGAAACAGTTCAATTTCTTTGGTTAACAAGGAATTTAGAAGTCTTCTCTTCTTTGCAATTTTACCTCGTAAGTTCTCCATAGAAAGGGGTCATGAGCGAGTATCTTGAAATATTTGGACACATGACTGATCGCGCGAAGGTCCTGGTTGGACAGATAAGAGAATATTTCGTAAATGATTTCCACGGGTAAACACGCGATTTTCGATGTCTGGACCGATATCGCCTCCGATGTCTTCTTCCGGTCACACTTGTTACTGATTCTGGCGCTTTTCCTAGTAGGTTCCGGAGTAATTGCAACCTCGTCCATTCTCGTTGCTTTTCCATTTCTGGCATTGGTTCTTGTGCATGTTCTCACATTGTTTTCCGATACGTTGTCGCGAATCGCGTTCTCGGTCGCAATGATCAGTTTTTAGAATTCTTCGAGTATTTTTGTAGGGGTTACCGCATCAAGACGTCTGTAAGGAGACTAGGAATTTTGACATATGTCAGAACCTCCCTGCGCTTTTGTTTTCTCGTCGCATCGAACGATATCTGATATCTACAGAACTGTTATCGCATATCGAATCTTCTTTTTTTCCGTTTCTTCTCTCGCTTTGGAAACGAAACGTTCGCTAAATTATCTCGTTCGATTAAATTTCACAGTCTCGTTGATATGCGTGACACATTAGAAATACGGAGGATTCTGACTCATGCATTGACCCATTCCTTTGTCACCTGCTTCTCATTCCGGTTACGTGTCATGGGGTACCGTAACAGCACGGCAAATTCTGCTTTTTCGGTAAGAACCCTCGGGGCACGTGCACGCTTCTGCCACgtgaattttctttctttttttatgtcTTCTATGGTTCTCTTCCATGATTAATATATCGATCAACTACCGCAATAATAACGCGATTTAAAGATTCACGATTCTGAGGAAAAAGAGTTCAAATGTTTCGAAGTGCGATAACTTGAAGTACAAGCCTAGTCTGTCTACATTAATAACatctaaattgtaaattttttattttgtcattgTTGAACGATTGGTACAAAGATATAGAACATACAGGGTGTGTCATCGGTTGTATTACACGTAGGGTAGAACGCACACGGCGTGTTACACGCATGGTATTGAGTGAGGTATTCGTTTCATTGCATAAGGTAGGGTAGAACACACGCGGTGCGTCGTCAATTATATTGCGTAGGCAGCGTAGGACGCATGCAGTGCAACGTCGGTCTCGAATGTGTTAATGTCCACGTATCTTGCATACATAATGCATGGAATAATCCGAGGAATCCTGTTGAGACGTTTTCACCGGTTACCCCCCTGGCGTCCGCACCGTGGACCTTGGTGGCTTCTGTTCAGTATACCCAGGGGCAACGAAAGCTTCCTTTATTAgagtcaattttaataattctaaatGTTAAACCCCTAGATATCCAAATGTCAATGTTTCTGAACTTTTCAATGTTCTCGCATTGGCATACTTTCATATTCCCAGACCGGCAATTTTTTAAACTCTATAAACCAACGGAACTCCTCTGTTTTAATAGCCGTTCCTACGGAAGCCAGATTTTGTAGCTATAAATTTAGAGAAAGAATGTCTACACCGTgcctactatacatattaatggcGTTACAAATCGAGTCTTATCTGCATTGAATTTATAGCATCAAAAAATGTTAATGTCGACAGGCCACATATCTCCAATAAACGGGTGCAAAATGCATTTTAAGACGTCGGTCTTTTTCACCCCTCAGGGTTACAACCGGTTTTCAAAGGAGTTCATCGACTTACGAGATCGTTCAAGGTCAGGTTCAAGTCCGTAATAAAGCGATCTCGAACTATATACGAATCTTGTATCGCCATTCTTCGCGGCAAGTATCCGAGGAGGCAATTTATTCGAAGAAACGTTGTGGCTCGTTAAATAAATGATCAGTTACATTTATAAAGCAATGGCTGGTTCTTTTATACTCAAAGATCAATCAAATCAATACGAGACTTGAATATTCCATTAACATAGATACATGCCATTCGAACGTAATACAATGTTTCGGTCTACGATTAGCTAAACAATATGTCGTGGTCACATGACCGTGGCAGTCAGACAACCAGTCATAAGTATGAAAACGTTCGACTCGTTTTCGTCTTTTAATAATCTTTGTGTACCTTGATCCGATTACCTACATAAACTTGGCAAGTCTGGCAAGAGTCAAGGTGTAGCTATGTCTCGGTTATATTCGTTGCCTATTAACATTACAGTCCTCTAACAACGTGGGTAACAGGAAAAAATCGATGTAATGTCTACGAGTAAACTCGCTgctataat encodes:
- the LOC105663744 gene encoding uncharacterized protein LOC105663744 isoform X1 → MDEVAITPEPTRKSARISNKCDRKKTSEAISVQTSKIACLPVEIIYEIFSYLSNQDLRAISHVSKYFKILAHDPFLWRTYEVTSKGPDTDEVIKELKRMPLLKKLSISARSDCDNILRHISMSNKSLEELHVSNCTGSTSKLYLCSAHLIRVLERCCKLHTINILGSRFRGRKFYRLLGDMGPRLRTVYAPATRSQFCTFIKHARLISEIDRERICSMYTGAKSWAPLYYFVTKQADRVSTAQISYLHNDILLIDVNRPIHKLSITERRDL
- the LOC105663744 gene encoding uncharacterized protein LOC105663744 isoform X2 encodes the protein MDEVAITPEPTRKSARISNKCDRKKTSEAISVQTSKIACLPVEIIYEIFSYLSNQDLRAISHVSKYFKILAHDPFLWRTYEVTSKGPDTDEVIKELKRMPLLKKLSISARSDCDNILRHISMSNKSLEELHVSNCSTSKLYLCSAHLIRVLERCCKLHTINILGSRFRGRKFYRLLGDMGPRLRTVYAPATRSQFCTFIKHARLISEIDRERICSMYTGAKSWAPLYYFVTKQADRVSTAQISYLHNDILLIDVNRPIHKLSITERRDL